GCGTTTATAAATTGGTCAGTGTTTGTTGGCCCGCCTCGACATCCAAAGTCGTTTCGCCTTCGGCAGTCGGCAAAGTCTTGGTGAAACTCCGACCGTATGTTTTTCGCTTGCCGATCATCTGGCGCGGCTTCGCGACCGGTTTGCTAACGACCTTGCTGCCTTGTGGATGGCTGTATCTGTTCGCGCTGATTGCCGCAGGAACCGGATCGCCGATTGGCGGAGCGGTGGTGATGTCTGCGTTTTGGCTCGGCAGCGTTCCTGCACTGACCGCATTGGTCGCCGGTGTGCGAGTGCTCTCTCAGCGGTATGCAAGAATGATCCCCGCAGCGGCAGCGTTGTTCCTGATCACGGCGGGGCTGTTCACCGCATCGGGCCGTGGCTTCGCCGGGTTCGATGGCTTTGACGAACTTGCCTCCGAAGGAACGTTGTTAGAGCAGGTCGAGCAAACGGATGAAAAGCTTCCGCCTTGCTGCCGTGTCGAACAACAGTAAATCGTTTCGCAGACTATCTCCGTGGCGCCGCAAACCAATTCCGATTCCGCGTACCGATCGACCGGTTCACTCGATCGAAGCGAATTGCCTTGCGTGCACTGCGGCTTGCCCACGCCTTGCCATGCCGACACCGACCCGGCGAAAGTTTTCTGTTGCAACGGATGCCGCCAGGCTTATGAATTGATCCATGGCTGGGGCCTGGACGATTACTATGCCATTCGCGACCAAAACACGGTTGCCGGATCGGTCCAAGACATCTCCGCGGCCGGTTGGGAATCGTTTGACGATGAACTCTACCTAGGGTGTTCGACACCAAAAGCAAACGAAGATGGAACCATGTCGACCGAGTTGTCGGTGACCGGTTTGCACTGTGCCGCCTGTGCTTGGCTGATCGAAAACGTTGCCGCCAGGACCGATGGCTGGCTGCTCGCACGTGTCAAACTGAACCACCATACCGTTCGTGTGGTCTTTGATCCCAATCGCGTCAGACTCAGTCAGATCGCCAGGCTTACTGCCAAACTCGGCTATGGTTTAGCCCCGCTCACGTCGGAGCCTTTGGACCGATTCCGCGCCGAGAATCGATCGATGTTGATGCAAATCGCGATCGCCGGCTTCTGTGCGGCCAACGCGATGTGGATCGCCGTGGCGCTCTATGCCGGTGACGCTTATGGGGTCGAACCGGAGCACCGAATCTTTTTGCGGATCGCAGGCACAGTGCTTGGCTTGGCGTCCGTATTGATCCCAGGACGAACATTTTTTGTCAGCGCGATCGCTTCGCTTCGCACGCGGACTCCTCACATGGACTTGCCGGTTGCGTTGGGCTTGGCAGTCGGTTCGACCGTGGGGCTGTATCACGCGATCACGGATCGTGGCGAAATCTATTTCGATTCGCTGGCGATGCTTGTGTTCTTATTGTTGATCGGTCGCTGGATTCAATTCCGTCGCCAACATCACGCCGCCAGTGCGGTCGACCTTTTGCTTCGCATCACGCCTCAACACGCGCGGTTGATCAACGAAGATCAAGACGAAGGACGTTTAGTTCTGACCTCTGCACTGAAGCCTGGGCAAACGATTCGTGTGGCCGGCGGTGAAAGCATTCCAGTTGATGGGATCATCACACGAGGGCAATCGAGTATTGATCGATCGTTGTTAACCGGTGAAAGCGTGCCCGTGTCGGCAGAGGCAGGCGAGGAGGTCACCGCCGGAACGGTCAACTTATCACGGCCGATCGATATCGAAGTCACCGCGATCGGCAAGGAAAGCCGAATCGGGCAAGTGATGCAGTCCGTCGAATCGGCGATGCAGCGTCGCACGCCGATCGTCCAGCTGGCCGACCGAATCGGCGGGCTGTTTGTCGTCGTTGTCACCATATTGGCATTCGTCGCGTTTGCGATATGGATTCCACATGGCTTGAATGTGGCAACTGCCAATGCCACATCGCTACTGATCGTCGCTTGCCCTTGCGCGCTCGCCTTGGCGACTCCGCTGGCCGTTGCCGTGACGCTCGGAAGGGCCGCCAAACGAAAGATCCTGATTCGCGATGGTGATGTGTTTGCCAAACTGGCTCGCCCTGGGATCGCTTGGTTTGACAAGACCGGAACACTGACCGAAGGCAGGCCGAGAGCCGAATTGGTCTTCGGCCCGGCAAGTATCCTTTCCGATGCCGCAGCGATCGAACGAGAATGCCGCCACCCGGTCGCAGACGCCATCCTTCGTGAAGCCGATATCCATAGCCAAAGCCCAAATGGAACCGCAAGCGATGTCGAAGTCCTGACCGGTGGCGTGACCGGACAGGTCGAAGGACGATCGATCACGATCGGCAACCAAACACTGATGCAACGCCGTGAGATTTCTTTTGGTGCGGATATCGTTAGTGCGATCGAACGATGTCGCTCCGAAGGCACCTCACCGATCATCATCGCGGTCGGGTCACAAGCTTTGGCAGTGATCGGTGTCGCGGACCGGTTAAAGCCCGACGCGGTTTCGACCGTCAAGACGCTTAAGTCTCGCGGCTGGCAGGTGGGCATTCTGTCGGGAGATCATTGTGACGTGGTCCAAAACGTTGCGCGACAACTTGGCATCGCCACAGACCGTGCGAGGGGTGACCTGTCACCTGAAGACAAACTGGCGGTGGTCAGCGACAAAAAGCAGCACCCGGTTCTCATGGTCGGCGATGGCGCTAATGATGCGGCTTCGTTAGCTGCCGCGGACGTCGGAATTGCCGTCCGTGGTGGTGCGGAGGTTAGCCTACAAGCCGCCTGCGTTTTTATCGCGAGTGGCACATTACGTAGCATTGCGGAACTGTTGGACGCTTCACGATCATGCACCAAGCTGATTGGAACGGCGTTTGCGGTTTCGCTCTCCTACAATGTGTTTGCTGTCTTGTTGGCAACTTTCGGTTACATCAGCCCGCTGATCGCCGCGATCTTGATGCCGATCAGTTCAATCTCGGTCCTGTCGATCACTTTGGCATGGCCAACCTTTCGAGCGGTTGAATCATGAGTGTCCTGTTTATTGCATTACCAATCGCTTTAATGCTCGGCGGGGCAGGGCTGGCTGCGTGCTTATACTGCATTCGCGACGGTCAATACGATGACCTCGAGACACCTTCGGTGCGGATCCTCGTAGACGAGCGACGCGTCGATGATTCAAAGCGAATGTTCGAGCAATCTCATGCAGACTAATCCCACAGCGGTTAACGAAAGCGAGAGGGCGGAGTTTTCCGTCGGTGGGATCACATGCGCCAACTGCGCCAGATCCATCGAAAAGTCTCTCTCCCGCAACGGCGCCGTTCGCTCGGCCGTCGTCAATGTTGCCGGTGGACGGGTGGTCGTCGATTATGATCCGACCGAAGCGGATCGTCACACGCTTGCCGAGACGATTCGTCAAACGGGCTTCTCGGTTCAAGAAGATGAATCGTCAATCGAGACCGACTCGCATCATGTCGAACGGCGTGCGCATGTATTAATGTGGTTGGGCGTGGCGCTGACGCTTCCCCTGTTCATCCTTAGCATGGGGCGTGACTTCGGATTGTGGGGGTCGTGGGCCTCAGCAACCTGGGTGAACTACCTAATGTTTGCCATGGCGCTGCCGGTGCAATTTGTCGTCGGTGCAAAGTTTTACTCCGGTGCGTACCGTAGCCTTCGCAACGCCGTCGCAGACATGGACGTGCTCGTTGCGATGAGCACCACAGTCGCCTTTGCTTATAGCGTGGTCGTGATGATTGCCTTAGCGATGGGGAACCACCAGCTCGGACATCACGTTTACTTTGAAACGTCGGCAACGATCATCACGCTGGTCATCTTGGGTCATTGGATCGAGAGCCGTGCGCGTTCCAAAACTGGCGACGCCATCGGTGCGCTGCTGAACTTGCAATCCAAGTCCGCACGTGTGCTTCGCAACTTGCAAGAGGTTGAAATCCCGATCGATCAAGTGGTCAATGGCGATCAAGTGATCGTTCGCGCTGGCGAGAAAATCCCTGTTGACGGAACGGTCATTTCCGGCCAATCGGATGTCGACGAAAGCATGCTGACCGGTGAAAGCATTCCCGTCGCCAAACATCCCGGCAGTGGTGTGATCGGTGCGACGATGAATTGCGACGGCATGCTGACGGTTCGTGCGACCGCGGTCGGCCAGGATTCGGCGCTGGCAAAAATTGTTCGCCAAGTCAACCAAGCTCAGGCGACCAAAGCACCGATTCAGCATTTGGCCGATCAGATCTCCGCCGTCTTCGTTCCAATCGTTGTCGCCGTTTCGTTGCTCGCCTTCGGGATCTGGTTCTTCATCGTGGGTGATGCCGTTGCGGCAATCCTACGAATGATCGCCGTACTGATCATCTCTTGTCCTTGCGCGATGGGACTGGCGACGCCGCTTGCAGTCACCGTTGGCATGGGCCGCGGTGCCAAGCTAGGTGTGTTGTTCAAATCCAGTGGTGCTGTCCAGCAGGTCGGTCAAATCAACCATGTTGTGCTCGACAAGACAGGGACCGTGACCCTCGGTCAGCAGGTTGTCACCGATGTCGTCGAACTTGGCGACGGCAATCGCGAAACCTTGTTGCGATACGCGGCCGGCGCAGAACACGGCAGCGGACACCCAATCGCCAAGGCCATCGTGAAACACTGTAGCGATGCCGGGCTCGAATTCCCGATGCCTGACGATGTGCAAACCGTTGCCGGTCGCGGGATCGAAGCTCGATTAGAAAATCAAACCGTTCGCGTCGGAAGACTTGCCTACGCATTCGATAGTGTCAACGAAACGATCGAACAGCAAGCCGCAGCGATTCGCGCCCAAGCGAAAACGGTACTGGGAGTTTCCGTTGCTGGAAAACCGATCGGATTGATTGCAGTTGCCGACAAAATCAAACCGGAAGCAAAAGCCGCGATCTCGGAACTGGTCAATCAAGGTGTCGCGGTATCAATGCTGACCGGTGACAACCATGAAACGGCATCAGCGGTTGCATCAAAAGTCGGCATCAGTGATGTGATTGCCGAAGTGATGCCCGAAGACAAAACAAATCGCATCGCGAAGCTGCAAAGCGACGGACATCGCGTTGCAATGGTTGGTGATGGGATCAACGACGCTCCGGCGCTTGCAAAGGCAGACATCGGGATCGCTATCGGTACCGGAACAGACGTCGCGATCGAAGCGGCCGACGTGACACTTCTAGGCGGTGATCTTCATGGTGTGTCGCGATCGATCAAGCTGTCCAAAGCCACGATGCGAAACATCAAGCAAAACCTTTTCTGGGCTTTCGCATACAACGTCGCACTCATTCCGATTGCAGCAGGAATCCTCGCTGGATTTGAATCGGTACCGCTGTGGCTAAGAGAGCTACATCCGATTACAGCGGCGCTCGCGATGGTCGGATCGGACTTTGTGATCGTGACAAACGCGTTACGGCTGAAGCGTATAAAGCTCTAACCGAGATGCTTGCCGGTACCGCTTAAAACCAACCGTTGTCGCGGTACCACTGACTCGTTTGGTCAAGTCTTTGCTGCAATCCGATGTTGAACTGAATTCCGGTATCGCGAATTAGCTTCTGACTACTGCAAACCCAACTGCCTGCCGCTGCTTCGCGTGCCTTATCAAGGTTCAAGATGTGTGGGCGGCCACGCAGTTTGGAAATCAGCTGGTTGGCACCCGCCACAATTCGCAACGTTCTAAGCGGTATCTGAATGATTTTTGCTTGCTCTTTTCCAAGCGACCGAGCGATCATGTGCCCCAATTCGGCGTAGGTCGGCAATTCCGACAAAGTCGCAAAGTAGACTCCCGAATCGAGATCCTGTTGGGTCGCACGCTGGCCAGCTCTTGCCACCGCGATCAAACTTTCGCACAGATCATCGACATGAATGACCGAATACCGGTCCGGTTGAAATCCCGGAACCAAATGCACACCCCAACGTTGAATTCCGCGAAACATTTCAAAGCCATCTCGGTCACCGGGACCGAGGACGATGGGTGGACGCACAATCGATAGGGGCAGCTGATTGGCTAACGATCGGACAGCCTCTTCGCCAGCCAGCTTGCTTTTTCCATAGTCGGAAACCGGATGCAAGGGGTCAGCTTCCTTTCGTACATACAGGTCTTCACTGGCACCGGCTGCGGCAAGCGAAGAAACATGAACGAGAACCGGCGGCTCGTCTTGCTTAGAACATGCCAGTGCAATGTTTCGAGCACCGTGAACGTTCACCTCATCAAACTGGGACCGGTGAAGTGCCTTGGTCGTCCCGGCGAGATTGAAAACAGTGTCAATCCGGTCCATCCCAGCAAGGATACTGGTCGGTTCAGACAAGTCGCCGACAACGATTTTTACATTCAGTTTTTTGAGCGTTGTCTGATCCGAAGACTCACGGACCAAGCATGCGACGTCACAACCCATGTTGGCAAGATGTTCGACTAATCTTTGCCCAATGAATCCGGATGCCCCCGCAACCAGAACGCGATGTATCTCTCCCGTCTCGCTCATGTCAGTCGGTTTCGTCATTTTTTCATTGATGCTTCGCTTTCACTTTCGAACCGATGACGTTGTGTCATCAACGTGAGGTCCCAACCAACCGGAGACCATCGTCAAAGGACATTCAGAACGTCTCCCTGACACCGACGTTGATGATTGAGGAGCCTCGTCCGCTATCCGTTTATGAAGATTGTGCGACGATAGGGGTTTATGCCGATTGAGAGCCTAGACAGCGAAATCGACAAACCTTCTGATCGTCCGCTTTTGATGCAACAGCCCCATACTTGTTCTAGGGGCTCGGTCGATGATCCTTTCAATCGTAGAACAAAATGAACGCTAGTCTGCTGATTCAAGTTTGTGGGCTTCCACTAATTCTGTTGTTGGCGGTTTTATCGTTTGGATTGTCCATTGCGGCGATCCTGTTGTTTTTCAAAGCGAAGCAGGAAACACTGCTTGCCGCTTTTCTGCCGCTATG
This is a stretch of genomic DNA from Stieleria sp. JC731. It encodes these proteins:
- a CDS encoding sulfite exporter TauE/SafE family protein, with product MSSLYVLATAVITASVMGSMHCVGMCGPLAIWASGSGDRAGKKTVATSTALYHAGRLTTYAIAGALAGLIGSLIDTGGNLVGIQVAAARFVGTAMVLIGVYKLVSVCWPASTSKVVSPSAVGKVLVKLRPYVFRLPIIWRGFATGLLTTLLPCGWLYLFALIAAGTGSPIGGAVVMSAFWLGSVPALTALVAGVRVLSQRYARMIPAAAALFLITAGLFTASGRGFAGFDGFDELASEGTLLEQVEQTDEKLPPCCRVEQQ
- a CDS encoding heavy metal translocating P-type ATPase — encoded protein: MAPQTNSDSAYRSTGSLDRSELPCVHCGLPTPCHADTDPAKVFCCNGCRQAYELIHGWGLDDYYAIRDQNTVAGSVQDISAAGWESFDDELYLGCSTPKANEDGTMSTELSVTGLHCAACAWLIENVAARTDGWLLARVKLNHHTVRVVFDPNRVRLSQIARLTAKLGYGLAPLTSEPLDRFRAENRSMLMQIAIAGFCAANAMWIAVALYAGDAYGVEPEHRIFLRIAGTVLGLASVLIPGRTFFVSAIASLRTRTPHMDLPVALGLAVGSTVGLYHAITDRGEIYFDSLAMLVFLLLIGRWIQFRRQHHAASAVDLLLRITPQHARLINEDQDEGRLVLTSALKPGQTIRVAGGESIPVDGIITRGQSSIDRSLLTGESVPVSAEAGEEVTAGTVNLSRPIDIEVTAIGKESRIGQVMQSVESAMQRRTPIVQLADRIGGLFVVVVTILAFVAFAIWIPHGLNVATANATSLLIVACPCALALATPLAVAVTLGRAAKRKILIRDGDVFAKLARPGIAWFDKTGTLTEGRPRAELVFGPASILSDAAAIERECRHPVADAILREADIHSQSPNGTASDVEVLTGGVTGQVEGRSITIGNQTLMQRREISFGADIVSAIERCRSEGTSPIIIAVGSQALAVIGVADRLKPDAVSTVKTLKSRGWQVGILSGDHCDVVQNVARQLGIATDRARGDLSPEDKLAVVSDKKQHPVLMVGDGANDAASLAAADVGIAVRGGAEVSLQAACVFIASGTLRSIAELLDASRSCTKLIGTAFAVSLSYNVFAVLLATFGYISPLIAAILMPISSISVLSITLAWPTFRAVES
- the ccoS gene encoding cbb3-type cytochrome oxidase assembly protein CcoS, whose product is MSVLFIALPIALMLGGAGLAACLYCIRDGQYDDLETPSVRILVDERRVDDSKRMFEQSHAD
- a CDS encoding heavy metal translocating P-type ATPase — translated: MQTNPTAVNESERAEFSVGGITCANCARSIEKSLSRNGAVRSAVVNVAGGRVVVDYDPTEADRHTLAETIRQTGFSVQEDESSIETDSHHVERRAHVLMWLGVALTLPLFILSMGRDFGLWGSWASATWVNYLMFAMALPVQFVVGAKFYSGAYRSLRNAVADMDVLVAMSTTVAFAYSVVVMIALAMGNHQLGHHVYFETSATIITLVILGHWIESRARSKTGDAIGALLNLQSKSARVLRNLQEVEIPIDQVVNGDQVIVRAGEKIPVDGTVISGQSDVDESMLTGESIPVAKHPGSGVIGATMNCDGMLTVRATAVGQDSALAKIVRQVNQAQATKAPIQHLADQISAVFVPIVVAVSLLAFGIWFFIVGDAVAAILRMIAVLIISCPCAMGLATPLAVTVGMGRGAKLGVLFKSSGAVQQVGQINHVVLDKTGTVTLGQQVVTDVVELGDGNRETLLRYAAGAEHGSGHPIAKAIVKHCSDAGLEFPMPDDVQTVAGRGIEARLENQTVRVGRLAYAFDSVNETIEQQAAAIRAQAKTVLGVSVAGKPIGLIAVADKIKPEAKAAISELVNQGVAVSMLTGDNHETASAVASKVGISDVIAEVMPEDKTNRIAKLQSDGHRVAMVGDGINDAPALAKADIGIAIGTGTDVAIEAADVTLLGGDLHGVSRSIKLSKATMRNIKQNLFWAFAYNVALIPIAAGILAGFESVPLWLRELHPITAALAMVGSDFVIVTNALRLKRIKL
- a CDS encoding NAD-dependent epimerase/dehydratase family protein, which codes for MTKPTDMSETGEIHRVLVAGASGFIGQRLVEHLANMGCDVACLVRESSDQTTLKKLNVKIVVGDLSEPTSILAGMDRIDTVFNLAGTTKALHRSQFDEVNVHGARNIALACSKQDEPPVLVHVSSLAAAGASEDLYVRKEADPLHPVSDYGKSKLAGEEAVRSLANQLPLSIVRPPIVLGPGDRDGFEMFRGIQRWGVHLVPGFQPDRYSVIHVDDLCESLIAVARAGQRATQQDLDSGVYFATLSELPTYAELGHMIARSLGKEQAKIIQIPLRTLRIVAGANQLISKLRGRPHILNLDKAREAAAGSWVCSSQKLIRDTGIQFNIGLQQRLDQTSQWYRDNGWF